The sequence below is a genomic window from Sorangiineae bacterium MSr12523.
ATCCAAAGGCCATGGGCGGCGTCCTCGTGGAACTCGTTCAACACTGACGCGACGGTCGCGAACTTGTCCGAATCTAGAACTTTTCGGTACAGTCGAACCACGGCGGCAATACAATCCCGGCGAGGCCCGCGCGATGCTCGATTCGGCCGATGAGGATCGCATCGATGTTTCGTTCGACCCTTCGGCCTGCACGTTCGTTTGATTCGAAAAGCTGACTTTGATCAGCGAAGTTCGTAAATCGCTCTATGGCTCGCCGTCGAGCTTGTGTAAGTTGCGGCGAAACTTGCGGAGAGTGAAAACCAATGAGACCTGATGGCGCGAACATGGATGGAACCGCGCGGTACCGCCGATGGATGGGCGTTGGTGCGCGCGTTGGCGTTTTAGCGGGCGCAATCTGCCTGATTCAAAGTGCAGCGTACGCGCAGCAGCCTCCCGGCGGCGCGCCTGCACAAGCGAAGCCCGCCGCCACGAAGCCCGCTCCAGGTGGCGCCGCCGGAGCGACGGCTCCAGGTGGGGCCGCCGCCGCCAAACCCAATTTGGCCGAGGCAAAGAAGCAGTATCAAACCGGCGAGGCCAAGTTCAAAGAAGGCGATTACGCCACGGCGCTCGCAGCGTTCCAGGCGTCCGATGCGATCAAGGCGTCGCCGCAGAATGCGCGCTACATCGCCCTGTCGCAGGACAAACTCGGCCAGTACCCGGAGGCGGTCGCCGCCTACGAGCGGTTCCTCGCCGAGGTGCCTGCGAACATGAAGAAGGACGGGGAGGCGGCGACCGCGCGCGTGGCCGAGATCAAAGCGCTCCCCGGAAAGGTTCACGTGGAGTCGCTGCCGGCGAGTGCCCAGCTCACGGTCGATGGCAAGCCGGCCGCTTCGCCGACCCCGGCCGATCTCGACCTTCCGCCTGGCAAGCACGCCCTCCATGTCGCGGCCGATGGCTACCTCGCCAAGGATCAGGACATCGAGGTTGCGTATGGCTCGAAGCAGGATGTGAAGGTGGAGCTCGAGGCGGTTCCCCCTCCTCCGCCGCCGCCTCCAGCCCCGGTGGCCGAGGCCCCGCCGCCCCCGCCGCCGGAAACTCCGGCGCCCGCGCCGCGCAGCAAGGTCCCCGCGTTCGTCACGGGCGGTGTCGCGCTTGCCGCGGCCGGCGTCGGTACGGTCTTCGGCATCATGGCGCTGAGCGACAAGAGCGACTTCGACAAGAACCCGACGGCCTCCAAGGCCGACGACGGCGAGAATCACGCGCTCATCGCGGACATGGCCATCGGCGTCGCGATCACGCTGGGCATCACCAGCGCGGTTCTCTTCTTCAGCGCCGAGGAGCCGGCGGCGAAGCCCGCCGCAAAAGCTGCTCCGCGTAAGTTGGTGGCCGCCCCGAAGGCGCCGCCCGTCACCATTCGGCCGACGCCGATTGTCACCCCCCACGGCGGCGGCGCTGGCGCGCTGATTCGCTTCTGATCTGCCCGCGCTCGAGGACGACCACGATGAACAAGATGATGCTGAAACGCTTTGCCTTGCTCGTGCCCTTCGTTGCCGCGATGATCGTTGCGGGCTGCGAAATCGCGGTGGACTTCGATCGAACGAAGATCCCCGTGGAAGATAGCGGCGCGCAGGACACCGGGCTACCGGACAACTTCGTGCCCGCCGACACCGGGACCGACACGGGGACGGATTCCGGCACCGACTCGGGAACGGACTCCGGCACCGATGCCGGCGACGCCGGGACCGACGCCGACGCGAGCTGATTCGCCCGCGTCCGATCGAAAAACGAAGCGCACGCGTTCGAACCGCGTGCGCTTCGTTATGTGCGCTGCTTCACGTCGCGGCTTTGGCCGAGAGCTCTTGCAGCGTGGTGGCGATGCGCTCCACGTCGGCGGGCAACGTGATGGGCAGGTTGGCCCGCCGCGGGCTCACGTCGGCCAGCGTCTTCTCGTGGTAGCCGAGTTTGAACTCGGTGAACTTGAGGCCATTCGCCGTGGAGACCACCACGACGCGGTCGTTCGAACCAATGAGGCCGCGCTCGCGTAGCTTGAAGGTGCACGCGAGGGCCACGCCCGTGTGCGGATCCGTGTAGAGCCCCGTGCGATCGGCGCGGGCGCAGGCGTCGGCCAATTCGTCCTCGCTGGCTTGCTCGACGACACCGTTCATCGCCTTCAAGGCCGCCATGGCGCGCGGTGCGCTCACCGGGTTGCCGATTTGAATCGCGCTCGCGTGGCTCTTCTTGGCCGCGATGGGTTCGACCTTTTCCTGGCCGGCCACGAAGGCGCGGTACATCGGATTGGCATTCTCGGCCTGCGCCACGCAGAGGCGCGGCAGTTTGTTGGTCAGCCCGAGGTCGACCATCATGCGGAAGCCCGCGTAGAGCGCGGCGGCGTTCCCGAGATTGCCGCTGGGGAGCACGACCCAATCGGGCACCTCCCACTCGAGCTGCTGCGTGAGCTCGACGCCCACGGTCTTCTGCCCCTCGATGCGGAGCGGATTCATCGAGTTGGCCAGGTAGATCAGCCCGCGCTTGGCGAGCTCGCGGATGACGGCCATGCAGCCGTCGAAGTCCGTCTCCAGTGCCAGCACCGTGGCGCCGTGCGCGAGCGGTTGCACGAGCTGCGCCGGTGAGACGAGGCCGCGCGGCAAGAGCACGACCACCGGGAGACCCGCGATGGCTCCGTACGCCGCCAGCGACGCCGAGGTATCACCGGTGCTTGCGCATGCAATGACCCGCGTGTTGTGCGCACCCGTGGCCAGCGCCCAACGGAGCACGCTCACGAGGACCGTCATGCCGAGGTCCTTGAACGAGCCCGTGTGCGCGTTTCCGCACTGCTTCACGTACAGCTCGGGAACGCCGATTTCCGCGCCGAGCCGGCGCGCGTGAAAGAGGTTCGTCGCGCCCTCGTAGGTGGAGACGATGAGATCGTCCGGCACCTGCGGCGCGATCCATTCGCGCTTGCCCCAGACGCCCGAGCCATACGGGAACTCGTGCCCGCGGTAGCGCAGATCGAACAGCTCTTTCCACTGACGCGGGCTGCGATCGCGCAGGGCCTCGATATCATGGTGCACCTCGAGAAGGCCATCGCACGTGGGGCAGCGGTAGATCGCTTCGGTGAGGGCGTGGGTACCAGGGCAACCAGAGAAGCAGCGAAATTGGGCTCGGTAGGTCATGGAGAGATGGGTGTAACGGGGGTGGAAACGGCGGAGGCGATGGCCGGCCGGATGCAGCGCAGATAGTAGCGGCTATTTCCGCTGTCGTACGGCCTGCATGCCATGTTCTTCGGACAATCGGCATCGGTGCCGCAAATGTCCGAGCAGTATTTCTTGCCGGTGCTGTCGAGGAAGCAGTGCCCGCCGACGCAGTCGCCATCGACGACGCAGCCGTCGCCGGTCTGGATGCCGCCTTTCTTGTCGACCGCCACGCAAGCCGCGCTCACCTGGCTCTGCTGTCGCGGTGTGACGTTGTCGCAGATCGCATTGGCGCCGCAATCGTTCGAGTTGCGGCACGGTTTCCGGCAGGCCGGGTTCGTGTCGCAGACGCCTTCGCCGCACGGCGGGCAGCTCCCGAGCCCGAGCAAGCCACAACCGGCGCTGGCCTCGCATCGGCCCCCCTCGACGGCGGCGTTGTCCACGGGAACGCCGCAGGCGAGGGCCCAGTTCGTCTGGCTCGTCGTGGCCCCGCGCACGGCCATCGCGCGGCATTTGGTGCCGCTGGCGCATTGGTCGGACCTGCAGCACGTGTCCTGGCAGCGACCGTCGGAGCAGATCCCCGAGCGGCACTGCGCATTCTGCTGGCAGATGTCGCCGCCGCTGGTCGTCCCCAAGCTGGGGCGCGCGATGGCGCCGCCGCGCACGCAGTAGTTGCCGCCGGTGCCGGCGGCCAAGCACACGAAGTCCGTCGGGCAGTCGCTGCTCCAGCAACATGGCTTCGAGCAGATGCCATCGGCCTGGACCACGGCGCTGCCGAGCTGGTTGGCGTCCGCGCAGAACGTACCCGTCGTGCATTCGGCCGTAGCCCGGCACTTGTCGCCGAGCTTCGCCGACTCTTTCACGACGCAGATGCGCGTGCCCAGATCGCATACCTGGGGCGGAGAGCAGCTGCCTGGGGTGCAGCCGCCGGGCTGGCAAGCCTTCTTCTCCGGGGCGCAGGTCTCGCCGCGCGGGCACGGATCGTCGACGATGCCGTCGCAGTTGTTGTCCTTCCCGTTGCATTGCAGCGGGGCATTCGGATGCCGATCCGGATCGGTGTCGTCGCAGTCCGCCTCGATCAGCGCGGTGCCGGTGTCGTTGGGGTGCCCGCAGAGGAAGTAGCCGTCGCCATCCTTGTCCGTCGTCTCACACTCGCTGACGGTGCAGTTGCCGTTGATGCACGGGATGCACTTCGAATTGAAACAGCGCTGCCCTTGCGGGCATATGCCGCCATCGAAGTTGCCATCGCAGCTCCAGCCGCCGGGCGGGTCGGCCGTGATGATGGCCTCGCAGCCACCAGAGGCGAGGAGAAGCACCATACCGAGCAAGACGACCAGGGCCGAAACCAAGAAGCGACGAAAGGCCATTCAGAACGTCACGCGCCAAAAGGCGCTGCCTCCTTGGACGGTGACCTCGCTGCCCTTTGGATGCTTCGTACGTGCGAAGTAAAGGACGAGCGTGGCCACCGCGCCGACCGCGCCCACGGCGAATCCGATGTCGGCGATTTGCGCGCTCTTGTGCGCGTCATCTGCCTTTCGTGTCAGGTCGTCGTAGGTGCCATCGCGGCCCGTCGTGAAGCTGTCGCTGGGGCGATCGTTCATCGCCTTGATGCCAAAGTAGGTGCCCACGCCGATGCCGGCGAGCGCAACCACGGCGGTCGAGACGGTCAGCGCATCGATGCGGCCGTACTCGATCTTCACCTTCTTCTCTTTGACGATGTACTCCGTCTTGGGCGGCGGCGGCTTCGGTCGTGTTCGTTCGAGCTCGGCCTTCGCGCCCTCGAGGCGGCGTTGGGTGGTCTCGGCACGCGAGCGTTCGGTCGCGTCCAGGTCCATCTTCATATAGGTCTGCATGTGCTCGAGCGCGGCATCGATGCGCCCCAGCTTCTCGTTGACCAAGATCAGGTTGTAGACGAGGTCCTTCGCCGTCGGGTCCAGCTTGTGGGCGGCCTCGAGCTCACCGATGGCCTCGGTATAGCTGCCCTGCTGATACAGTTCTCGCGCACGCTTGA
It includes:
- a CDS encoding PEGA domain-containing protein, with protein sequence MRPDGANMDGTARYRRWMGVGARVGVLAGAICLIQSAAYAQQPPGGAPAQAKPAATKPAPGGAAGATAPGGAAAAKPNLAEAKKQYQTGEAKFKEGDYATALAAFQASDAIKASPQNARYIALSQDKLGQYPEAVAAYERFLAEVPANMKKDGEAATARVAEIKALPGKVHVESLPASAQLTVDGKPAASPTPADLDLPPGKHALHVAADGYLAKDQDIEVAYGSKQDVKVELEAVPPPPPPPPAPVAEAPPPPPPETPAPAPRSKVPAFVTGGVALAAAGVGTVFGIMALSDKSDFDKNPTASKADDGENHALIADMAIGVAITLGITSAVLFFSAEEPAAKPAAKAAPRKLVAAPKAPPVTIRPTPIVTPHGGGAGALIRF
- the thrC gene encoding threonine synthase, with amino-acid sequence MTYRAQFRCFSGCPGTHALTEAIYRCPTCDGLLEVHHDIEALRDRSPRQWKELFDLRYRGHEFPYGSGVWGKREWIAPQVPDDLIVSTYEGATNLFHARRLGAEIGVPELYVKQCGNAHTGSFKDLGMTVLVSVLRWALATGAHNTRVIACASTGDTSASLAAYGAIAGLPVVVLLPRGLVSPAQLVQPLAHGATVLALETDFDGCMAVIRELAKRGLIYLANSMNPLRIEGQKTVGVELTQQLEWEVPDWVVLPSGNLGNAAALYAGFRMMVDLGLTNKLPRLCVAQAENANPMYRAFVAGQEKVEPIAAKKSHASAIQIGNPVSAPRAMAALKAMNGVVEQASEDELADACARADRTGLYTDPHTGVALACTFKLRERGLIGSNDRVVVVSTANGLKFTEFKLGYHEKTLADVSPRRANLPITLPADVERIATTLQELSAKAAT
- a CDS encoding putative metal-binding motif-containing protein; this encodes MAFRRFLVSALVVLLGMVLLLASGGCEAIITADPPGGWSCDGNFDGGICPQGQRCFNSKCIPCINGNCTVSECETTDKDGDGYFLCGHPNDTGTALIEADCDDTDPDRHPNAPLQCNGKDNNCDGIVDDPCPRGETCAPEKKACQPGGCTPGSCSPPQVCDLGTRICVVKESAKLGDKCRATAECTTGTFCADANQLGSAVVQADGICSKPCCWSSDCPTDFVCLAAGTGGNYCVRGGAIARPSLGTTSGGDICQQNAQCRSGICSDGRCQDTCCRSDQCASGTKCRAMAVRGATTSQTNWALACGVPVDNAAVEGGRCEASAGCGLLGLGSCPPCGEGVCDTNPACRKPCRNSNDCGANAICDNVTPRQQSQVSAACVAVDKKGGIQTGDGCVVDGDCVGGHCFLDSTGKKYCSDICGTDADCPKNMACRPYDSGNSRYYLRCIRPAIASAVSTPVTPISP
- a CDS encoding tetratricopeptide repeat protein, translated to MLTKLKMEWVRKTSVLLALAIASTPAPAFAQRKRPSSPSSTAGKPAPTGSASGSSGANGTTSTPPAGSTATASGSNGTGGPEPETAAKAQQHFKRARELYQQGSYTEAIGELEAAHKLDPTAKDLVYNLILVNEKLGRIDAALEHMQTYMKMDLDATERSRAETTQRRLEGAKAELERTRPKPPPPKTEYIVKEKKVKIEYGRIDALTVSTAVVALAGIGVGTYFGIKAMNDRPSDSFTTGRDGTYDDLTRKADDAHKSAQIADIGFAVGAVGAVATLVLYFARTKHPKGSEVTVQGGSAFWRVTF